In Nitratireductor mangrovi, the genomic window GGATATCATCGTCGCTGTTGACGGAAGGTCAATTTCCAGCTCGGCCGACTTGCGTAACCGCATCGGCCTGACCCGCGCCGGTTCCGAAGTGGAAATCGTTTGGCTTCGCGAAGGCGCGCGAAACACAGTGCGCGTCCGCGTCGAGCCCGATGAGACATACGCCACCGCTGCGCTGCCCGATCGGCTTGCCGGCGCGAGCTTTCAGGACGCGTCCGGCAATGTCTTCGTGGACCATGTCGAACCTGGCAGTTCGGCCGCACTCGCGGGCCTGCGGACCGGCGACGTCATTGTTGCCGTCAACCGCAACGCGGTCAGAACGCTGACAGACCTCACCCATTTCATTGGCGAGGCGCGCGGCACCATTGCGCTCGACCTGTTTCGCGGCGGCAGCAGGCTGCTCCTGGTGATCCGTTAGTAAGATCAAGCGCCATGGCCTTCAATGCAACATCCAAGGGAGAATTCAAGATGAGATATCTGAGCAAGGGTTTCGCGGCAGCCGCACTTGCAGGTTTGCTGATGGCACCGGCACCGCTGGCGGCGCAGGACAACGCGGAGCAGCCTGCCGTTACGACAGGTTTCTGGCTCACGACGCCTTATCCGGAATTGACGATCCCGCCTGGTGAGACGGAATCCGTCACGCTCACGCTACGCAACGAAAAACTGCCGCCGCAGCGCGCGTCGATTGAGGTGGCAGGCGTCCCGGAGGAATGGAAGTGGGCGCTAAAGGGCGGCGGCAACGAGGTGTCGGCGGCGATGGTCTCGATGGATTCCACCGAGCGGCTGACCCTCGAGCTGACCCCGCCCGGGGACGCCGAGTTGGCGACTCACCAGATAGAGGTCCGTGCGCGCACCGGCTCCGGGACAGTCACACTGCCCCTCGCCGTGCGCATTTCCGATGATGCGCCGGAGGCGGGCGGTCTCGAACTCGAACCGGAACTGCCGGCCCTGCGCGGCACGGCCCGCTCAACCTTCTCCTACAAGGTCAAGGTCGCGAATGACACTCCGGAGGAAGGGCTGTTCAACCTTGCCGCGGACGTGCCGCCGGGTTTCCGGACCCGGTTCAAGAAGGGCTACGGATCGGACGAGATCACCGGCCTGCCCATCGGTGCCAGCGCCACCGAGACGGTGACCGTTGAGGTTGTGCCGCCGCGTGCGACCGCGGCGGGCCGCTACCCGGTCGGCTTCACGGTCTCGGGCAACGGACAAACGGCAACCGCCGAGCTGAGCCTCGAGGTTACCGGGGAACCGGCGGTGCAGATTGTCGGTCCGCAAGAGCGGCTTTCGGGAGAGGCGCAGGCCGGCAAAGAAACCAGCTTCACCTTCACGCTGTTCAACACAGGCAGCGCGCCCGCTAAGGATATCGAACTCTCGGCCACGCCGCCGACCGGCTGGAATGTCGATTTTGAACCGAAACTTGTCGACCAAATCGCACCGAACGCGAGCGACAAGGTCGCAGTCAAGATCACGCCCTCCGAGCGTGCCATCGCCGGAGATTACATGGTGGCCGTGCGCGCCGCCGGAGGACCGGTCTCGGAAGAGGTGCAGTTCCGCACCACGGTGAGGACTTCCACCTTGTGGGGGATCGCGGGCCTTGGCGTGATCGCCGCCGCGGTGCTGGTACTGGGAGGTGCCGTGATGAGGTATGGCCGGCGATGACTACCGTAATCGAAGCAAGAGGGCTTACTAAGCACTACGGAACCACCGTCGCCGTCAACGGCGTTGACCTCTCGGTCGCTGCCGGGGAGGTGATTGGCCTTCTCGGGCCGAACGGCGCCGGCAAGACCACCACGATCCTGATGCTGCTCGGTTTGACGGAACCCACCGCGGGCAGTGTCCGCATCCTGGGCAAGGATCCGCTGCGCCAGCCCCTCGAAGTCAAACGCGAAGTCGGGTACTTGCCCGATGCGGTCGGCTTCTATGAAACCATGACCGGGCGCGAAAATCTCAGCTACAGCGCGCGCCTGGCGGGCATGTCCCGTGATCAGGCCCGCGAGCGGATCGACGCCGCGCTCGCCAAGGTCCGGCTGACCGCGGCGGCCGACCGTCCGGCCGGGACCTATTCGCGCGGCATGCGGCAAAGGCTCGGGCTTGCCGAACTGCTCATGCGTGAGAGCAAGGTCGCGATACTCGATGAACCAACATCCGGCCTTGATCCGCAGTCGACACAGGACCTGCTCGCGCTGATCGAACAGCTGAGCCGTGCTGGCATGACGATCTTGCTGTCCTCGCACATGCTCGATGTCGTGCAGTCTATCTGCCACCGGATCGCCCTGTTCAGCAAAGGCCGGATCGGCTTTATCGGGACGGTCGAGGATCTTGCGAAGCAAATTGGCGGCGGCGCCTTCATTGTCGACGTCGAGGCCGAGGGGGTCGACCTTGAGACCGCCGCTTCTTCGACCGAGGGCGTCAAGTCCATCCGCTCATCGGGACAAGGTCACTGGGAGGTCGAAGCCACCCGCGATCTTCGTCCCGAACTCGCCCGGCTCGTTGTGCAGGGCGGCGGGTCTCTCAAGAATCTCGATCTGCGCCGTGCCCGCCTCGACCAGGCCTACAACCGTTACTTCAAGGAGGTCGCCAATGCAGCGTAAAGGCTCCCCGCTCACGGGCGTGGGCACGGTTGCCCTCAAGGAGGCAGCCGATCACATGACCAGCGCGCGCATGCATCTCATTATGCTGCTGGTGTTGCTGACGGCCATCGGCGCGGTCTACGGCGCAATCGACCGCATTCGCGATACCACGGCCGAGGACGCCTACCTGTTCTTGAAACTGTTCACGGTGGCGCGCGAGCCGCTTCCGTCCTTCGCCGCCTTTCTGGGCTTCTTGCTACCTCTTGTCGCGATCGCCCTCGGCTTCGATGCGATCAATGGCGAGTTTAGTCGCCGGACGATGAGCCGCTTGCTTGCGCAGCCGATCTACCGGGACGCCGTGTTGTTCGGGAAGTTCGTGGGGGGATTCATCGTCATCGCGATAGCCTTGCTGACGCTGTGGCTGCTGATGGTGGGCCTGGGCATCGTGTTTCTCGGTCTGCCGCCATCGGGTGCGGACATTGTGCGGGGGATGTTCTGGCTCGCAGCCACGCTCGCCTATGCCGGGGTCTGGCTGGCCGTCGCCATCACTTTCTCGACTCTGGTCCGCTCTCCTGCCACCTCAGCGTTGGCCGCCTTGTCGATGTGGCTCGTGCTTACCTTGTTCTGGGGCATGATCGCACCATTGCTTGCCGGCGTGATCGCACCGATCGATCCGCTCGAGCCCATGACCGTGCTGGCCCAGTTCGAGTGGCAACAGGCCATAGCGCGCCTTTCTCCACAAACCCTTTATGGCGAAGTGACAACCCTCCTGCTTGATCCCGCGGCGCGCTCGGTCGGGCCGCTCTTCATGCATCAATTGCAAGGCGCCGTCATCGGCGCGCCGCTGCCGACCTTGCAAAGTCTCGTGATCGTCTGGCCCCAGTTTTCCGGGCTAGTCGCGGCGATGCTGATCTTGTTCACGCTTGCCTATGTGGTTTTTCAGCGCCAGGAGGTCCGCGCCTGATGATGAGGCGGTCGTACATGTCCGCGGGGGCAGCCGTGCCCCGGCGGGCTCCTATGGATCCCCGCCCATTCGGGTGACGGTCGCTCTGCCGTCCAGAGTAGTGGCGGCTCGCCGCCGCCATGCTTCATATCAGCCGCGCTGGTCGCGCGCCATGCGCTCGATAACAAACAGCAACACGTCTTCCAACGGTAGGAAGCAACCACACGGCCTAAGTCCGATTTGACGATTGGCCCGCCTAAAGCCGCCAGTCAGCGTCCGGCCCCAACAAGGTCATTCATCGAGGTGCAGTAACGTGCACTCATCCCGCCAATCCTGCGAACTGCCTCGCCGACAGGCAAGGTTTCGAGATGAGTTCCTTCTGGCAAACGCCACTACCGTCGAAGTGTTCAGGCGCACGCATCGAAAACAAACACTTTTTCAATAACTTGTAAGAAATTCACCAAATCAGCGTAGTCATCAGGTCCAGAGAACATCGGCCTTAAGAGACCGCTTCCGGGGCTCTTGGCGCCGGGGCCGGTGCTCAGTTCCACCCGCATAACCCTCGAAAACAACGAGAAAATCCGGCCGCAGCCGGATCGGCAGAACGCTTTCGCAAAGGTCAGGTGGCGGAGGGAGTGGGATTCGAACCCACGGTGACATCGCTGCCACGCCGGTTTTCAAGACCGGTGCCTTAAACCGCTCGGCCATCCCTCCGTGCTGACCCGTCTATGCTTGAACCCGCCTGCCAATTCAAGGATGTCGCTTCACGCCCTGGGAAACATCGCTTGCCTGACCGGTGAACGCAGCGCGCGAAGTGCGGCGCAGGCCACATTATTGCCCAGTTCTCGCCACAAGGGATTTACAGGTTGCTAAACCGTTCCGATGCAGAAAGCTCTGACGGCCCGCCAGGGGGGCTGACCGGCAGGGCCAAATAAGGTACGGACGTGGGTAGCAGTCAATTGTCGGCGACTGGGGACGTTTCCACTATGCATTTTTCACGCGTGCGGCGTTTCCGACATGCCATCCGCTACGCGGGCGTTGCCATGGTCGCAGCCGCACTGGCTGGCTGCACGAGCGCCTCCACACCCAAGCCGAAGCTCGCCGGCACGTCCAAGGAGTATTTTTCCGAGGCCGAATACGGCGTCCAGGCGAGTCCAAAGGTAACGAGCAAGCGTTCGAACCTACGGCGCGGCGGCGGCCGCGAGCAGATCGGCAAGCCGTACAAGGTCAAGGGCAAGTGGTACCGTCCCAAGGAAGACCCCGACTACGTCAAGGTCGGGGCGGCCTCATGGTATGGTTCCGCTTTCCACGGCCGGCTCACCGCCAATGGTGAAGTCTACGACATGACCCATCTGACGGCGGCGCATCCGACAATGCCGCTGCCGAGCTATGCCCGCGTCACCAACATGGCCAACGGCTCCTCTGTCGTGGTGCGTGTCAACGACCGTGGCCCCTTCGCCCACAACCGCATCATCGACTTGTCGAAGCGCGCGGCGGAACTGCTCGACTACACACATTCGGGCGTCGCCAAGGTGAAGGTCGAGTATATGGGACGCGCGCCGCTGCACGGCCAGGACGACCAGTTCCTGATGGCGTCGTACCAGCCCGGCGAAGGCATGGATGATGCGATCCAGCCCGGCGTCATGATTGCGATGAACGGGCCGACGCCGTCAGCGCCGGTCGGCGTGCGCACGCTGCAGCCGGAGCCGCTGGCCATCGCACCGGCAGCTAGCATTGGCGATCCGGCGCTGCCGGCCTTCGGCCCGGCGCTTCCCGAACGGCCGGCGGTTCTCGTCGCGCTCTCCTATGCCGAGCGGCGCGAGGCGGGCTCGGCCGCAGCACTTGCGGCTTTCGCTTCCGAAGGCTCGGCGGCATGGAAGGACGGCAGCAACGTTGCCGCATCACACCCGGTGGGCGGCGAATACGTCTCCGTCGGCACCTATGGCGACCGCGGCGACGCCGAACGCCTCGTGGCCGCGCTTTCGGCGCATGGCCGTGCCGAAATCGTCACGGACAGCGACGCCACCGCCCCCTGGTATACGGTCAACGTCCATCCGGACGGGCGCGCGCCGGTCGACGACATCCTGCGCCAGGCATGGGCTGCCGGCGCGGACGAGGCACTCACCGTCCGCGAATAACAACCTGCTTCCACACGTTGATCGTGGCGACGCCGGTTTGCTAGTGTCCTCGCCGGGGTCGACCTTGCGGCATCCCGTCCGGTTTGCACCGGCGGGCGCCGTCAGATGCGTGTGGGGTAGCGGTGTCCAGGATCAAGTTTTCGGCCTTTGCAGCTCTTCTGAGCCTGTTGGCCATCGCCGTTTTCCCGCAACACGCCTTCGCACAACTGTTCGAGACGCGTGCCGACACCGCCTTCATGATCGATGCCGAAACCGGCACCGTACTGCTCTCGAAGGATCCGGACAAGCTGATCCCGCCAGCGTCGCTCGCCAAGCTGATGACGATGGAGGTCGTCTTTCACGCCATCAAATCCGGGCGGCTGAGTCTCGACGATGAATTCCTTGTCAGTGAGAATGCCTGGCGCACGGGTGGCGCGCCATCGGGCACCTCGACGATGTTTGCCGAACTCAAATCCTCGATCCGGCTCGAAGACCTGATCAAGGGCGTCATCGTGCAGTCTGCCAATGACGGCTGCATTGTGATTGCCGAGGGCATGGCCGGGTCGGAGGAAAACTTTGCCCAGCTGATGACCGAGCGTGCCCGCAAGATCGGCCTGGAGCAGTCGGTGTTCAAGAATTCGACCGGCCTGCCAGCCGAAGGCCAGTTCGTGACGGTCAAGGAACTGGCCCGGCTCGCCATGCACATCTGGCGCGAATACCCGCAATTTTACCGCTATTACGCGCTGCCGGATTTCACCTGGAACAAGATCAAGCAGTCCAACCGCAATCCGCTCCTGAAGATGGACATTGGCGCCGACGGCCTGAAGACCGGCTACACCGAGGAGTCCGGCTACGGCATCGTCGGCTCGGCGACCCGCGACGGCCGCCGGCTTTTCGTGGCGCTGAGCGGTATGTCGAGCCCCAATGTTCGCGCCGAGGAAGCGCGCAAGGTGCTTGACTGGGGCATGCGCGCCTTCGAAAAGCGCGAAATCTTTGCCGACGGCGAGGTGATCGGCGAGGCCAAGCTTTATGGTGGCGCCAAGGGCGGCGTCGAGCTGAAGGCGAACGGCCCCGTCTCGATCTTCATCCCGATCACCAACCGCGACCGGCTGATCGCACGCATCGTCTATGAAGGCCCGGTGATCGCCCCGGTCGAGGCCGGCACCCCGGTCGGAGCGCTGAAGGTCTGGATCGGCGACACGCTCAGCCAGGAAACGCCGCTCTTCGCCAGCGAGAATGTCGGCAGGGGGCCGCTCCACAGGCGCGCGCTCGACGCGATCGAGGAACTTCTGATCGGCTGGCTGCGCTGATGCAACGATCCGCGCGGCGATGGACCTGGCTGCCCGCTCGCCTTATGTAGGCGAGGCCACAAGACGGAAGGCCGATTCACCCGTGGACCGCGGCTTGTTCATCACGTTCGAGGGAGGGGAGGGCGCCGGCAAGTCGACGCAGATCCGCATCCTTGCAGATATCCTGCGCGACCAGGGCCACGACGTGCTGGTGACCCGCGAGCCGGGCGGATCACCGGGTGCGGAGGCGGTCCGCCATGTCTTGCTGTCGGGCGCTGCCGAGCCATTCGGCCCTGCGATGGAGGCGGTGCTGTTCGGCGCCGCACGCTACGACCATGTCGAGCAGGTTATCCGCCCCGCCGTCGAGCGTGGTGTGACCGTGCTGTGCGACCGGTTTGTCGACTCCTCCCGCGTCTATCAGGGTGTGACCGGCGGGCTCGATGCCGACTTCATGGCTACGCTCGAGCGGGTGACGGTCAACGGCATGATGCCGGATCTGACCCTGGTTCTCGATCTCGATCCTGCCGAAGGCCTGCGCCGCGCTGACGAAAGGCGAGGGGAAGAGGGCGCCGACCGCTACGAGAAGGAAGAGATCGAGGTGCACCAACGCCGGCGCGAGGCGTTCCAGGAGATTGCCCGCAACGAACCCGAGCGCTGCAAGGTGATCGATGCCGCGCAGCCTGCCGAGGATGTCGCCGCCGAGATCGCCGGGCTCGTGGCCGATCTGATCGCCGCGCGCGAGGACGAGATGGAGGCGGGATGATGTTCGAGCGCATCGCCCCGGAACAGCACGACACCCTGGCCGACATTCCCGAACCGGCCGAAAACCCGCTGCTGGCAGGCCACCAAGAAGCGGCCTCGCGGCTTGCGGCGGCGCACCAGGCCGGCAAGCTCCATCACGCGATGATCTTCGCCGGTCCGCAAGGTATCGGCAAGGCGACGTTGGCCTTTCACCTCGCACATCATCTCCTGAAACACCGGGATGGGACCGAGGCTCCCGACCAGCTCGCGGTTCCGGACCCTTCTTCTCCGCTCTTCCGCCTGATCGCCGGGGGCGCGCACCCCTCGATCCTTCACCTGACGCGGCCGCTCAACGATCGCACCAAGGCTTTCCGCACAGCGGTGACCGTCGAGGAGGTGCGAAAGGTACAGCGATTCCTGTCGATGACCTCGCATGATGGCGGCTACCGGGTGGTAATCATCGATCCGGCCGACGACATGAACCAGAACGCCGCCAACGCTCTGCTGAAGTCGCTGGAAGAGCCTCCCGCACGCACCCAGTTCGTTCTGATATCGCATGCGGCCGGCGGCCTATTGCCGACCATTCGCTCGCGGTGTCAGATGATTCGCTTGCAACCACTCCCCGAAGCCGAGTTCCGCATCGCGGTGGATGGGATCGGGCTGTCACTGCCCGAGGGCGAAGCGGGTGCTGCGCTCGCCCGGCGGGCTGCAGGCAGCGTGCGCGATGCGGTACTCCTGACCCAGTATGGTGGCCTGGAGATCGCCGACGCGGTCGATGGCGCTTCGGCATCCGGACAGTTCGCGGTCGGAGCGGCACATAGGATCGCCGACGCAGTCGCCGGACGCGACAAGGCGATTGCCTTCGCGCTCTTCAACCGGCACGTTCTCGACCGGGCAGCATCGCTGGCCCGCCACGCGGCGGAACAGGGGGATTTCGGCCGCGCCGAAAGGCTTTCGGCCTTCTGGAGCCAGGCGAGCGAAACGGTCATGGAAACCGAAACCTACAATCTCGACAAGCGCCAGCACGTCGCCGGGCTGATGCGCGCGCTGCACGAGGCGCGCAACGGCTGAGCTCGCCGCCTGTCCGCCGCAAGCGGGATGGTCAAGCCTTCCTTGATGCGCTATCTGACCGCCTTCGAACCGCTTCCCTGGAACTCCTTTTGTCGATGTCCCGCGAAAAATTCTATCTGACGACTCCGATCTTCTACCCGAACGGCAAGCCGCATATCGGGCATGCCTATACGGTGATTGCGACCGATGCGCTGGCGCGCTTTCACCGGCTGGACGGCCGTGAGGTCTTTTTCCTCACCGGCACGGACGAGCACGGCATGAAGATGCAGCAGACCGCCGACAAGGAAGGAATTTCCGCGCAGGCGCTCGCCGACCGCAACTCGGCGATCTTCCGGACCATGGTCGAAGCGCTCGGCACTTCGAACGACGACTTCATCCGCACCACCGAAGAGCGCCACCGGCGCGCCTGCCAGGCGATCTGGCAGAAGATGGCGGCCAATGGCGACATCTACCTCGATCGCTACACCGGCTGGTACTCCGTGCGCCAGGAAGCCTATTTCGACGAAAGCGAAACGACGGTCGGCGAGGACGGGGTACGACGCGAACCATTGGGCTCTGAGGTCGAGTGGAACGAGGAAGAGACCTATTTTTTCCGCCTGTCGGCCTATCAGGACCGCCTGCTCGCGCATTACGAAGCCAATCCCGACTTCATCGGCCCGGCCGAACGCCGCAACGAGGTGATCAGCTTCGTGAAATCGGGCCTCAAGGACCTGTCGGTCTCGCGCTCGACCTTCAGTTGGGGCGTACCGGTGCCCGGCGACGAAAAGCACGTCATGTATGTCTGGGTCGACGCGCTGACCAACTACATCACCGCGGCCGGCTATCCGGACGAAAGCGCCTCGAACTGGCAATACTGGCCCGCCGACATCCACCTGATCGGGAAGGATATCGTCCGCTTTCACGCCGTCTACTGGCCGGCCTTCCTGATGTCGGCCGGCATTCCGCTGCCGAAGCGCGTCTATGCCCACGGCTTCCTGTTCAACCGCGGCGAGAAGATGTCGAAATCGGTCGGCAACGTCGTCGATCCGTTCGCCTTGATCGATCATTACGGGCTCGATCAGGTGCGCTATTTCTTCCTGCGCGAGGTGCCGTTCGGACAGGACGGCAGCTACAGCCACGACGCCATCGTCAACCGTTCGAACGCTGACCTCGCCAACGACCTTGGCAACCTGGCGCAGCGTTCGCTGTCGATGATCGCCAAGAACTGCGACGGCAAGGTGCCGTCGAAGGGTGAACTGAGCGAAGCCGACCGCGCGATACTCGACCAGTGCGCCGCCGCGCTGGACACGGCGCGCAGAGCGATCGGAACCCAGGCGATCCATGCCGCGCTGGCGGCAATCTTCAGCGTCGTGGCCGATGCCAACCGCTATTTCGCCACGCAGGAGCCATGGGCCCTGAAAAAGACCGATCCTGAGCGGATGGAGACCGTGCTTTATGTGACCGCCGAGACGGTAAGGCGGGTTGCTCTTTTGTGCCAACCCTTCATTCCGGGTTCGGCGGGCAAGCTCCTCGATCTGCTCGCGGTTCCAGCCGACAAACGCACATTTGCCGATCTCGGCGACAAGGCCGCCCTGGTCGCGGGAGTGGCGCTGCCGCCTCCAACGCCGGTCTTTCCGCGCTACGTCGAGAAGGAGCGCATCGAGAGCTAAGGGCGCGTCCGCCCCTTCACCATCCCGGTGGCCGCCAGCTGACCTAGCCAAGTCGATGGCGGCCCCAATCCCCAAGCGAGCGGCCCTTCCTCATGCTGATCGACAGCCATTGCCATCTCGACTTTCCGGATTTCGCACCCGAGCGCGACGACGTGGTCGCGCGCGCAGTCGCGGCCGGCGTCGGATTGATGGTGACGATCTCCACCCGGGTAAAGCGCTTCGACCAGATCAGGGCGATCGCCGAGACCTACGACAGCGTTTTTTGCTCGGTCGGCACACACCCCCACAATGCCGGTGAGGAGACCGGCATCACCGTTGACGAACTCGTGCGGCTTTCGGCGCACCCCAAGGTGGTGGCGATCGGCGAGGCTGGCCTCGACTACTTCTACGACAAGGCGCCGCGCGATGCGCAGGCGGAAGGCTTTCGGCGCCACATCGCGGCGGCCCGTCTGAGCGGGCTGCCGCTCGTCATCCATGCGCGCGACGCCGATGACGACATTGCCGCAATCCTCGAGGAGGAGACGGGGAAGGGGGCCTTCCCCTTCATCCTGCACTGTTTTTCCTCCGGACGCGGGCTCGCCGAAACCGGCATCCGCCTTGGCGGCTATGTGTCGTTCTCGGGTATTCTGACCTTCAAGAAATCGGACGAGCTGCGTGCCATTGCCCGCGACCTGCCGCATGAGCGGCTGCTTGTCGAGACCGACGCGCCCTATCTCGCGCCTCCACCGCATCGCGGCAAACGCAACGAGCCGGCTTTTGTCGTGCACACGGCCAAGGTGCTCGCCGATACGCTGGGCGTCACCGAGAAAGAAGTAGCGAGACAGACGACCGAGAACTTCTTTCGGCTGTTCACCAAGGTTCCGCACGCGAGCAGCAGCGGATGAACGACGGCGATGGCGCCCGGCTACGGCTGACCATTCTCGGTTGCGGTTCGTCGCCGGGCGCGCCGCGCATCACCGGTGATTGGGGCAATTGTGATCCGGCCAATCCTCGCAACCGCCGCCTGCGCACGGCTGCGCTTGTCGAGCGCATCGCCAGCAGCGGCGCGACAACGCGTGTCGCCATCGACACCGGCCCCGATTTTCGCGAGCAGATGGTTCGCGCGAACGTCAGGAGCCTCGATGCCGTAATCTACACGCACGCGCATGCCGACCACATCCATGGCATTGACGATATTCGCGGCTACGTCATCGAGCAGCGTCGGCTGATGGACATCTACGCCGATCGGCCGACGCTGGCACGGCTGCGCGAAGGCTTTGGCTATTGTTTCGAAACCCCGCCGGGCAGCAGCTATCCGCCGATCGTTAGGCCGCATGAGATCGCGCACGATGAGTCCATGACGATCGACGGCGAGGGCGGTCCGCTGACCTTCGAGCCCTTGCCGCAGATCCATGGCGAGATCGTCTCACTTGGTTTTCGTATTGGCAACATCGCCTATTGTCCCGACGTCAACGACTTTCCACCCGACACGTCGGATCGCCTGTTCGATCTCGACCTGTTGGTCATCGACGCCTTGCAGTACCGGCCGCATCCGTCGCATTTCTCGCTTGACGAGGCGTTGGCCTGGATCGCGCGGCTGGCCCCGCGAAAAGCCGTGCTGACCCATATGCACGTGCCGCTCGATTATGAAACCGTGATGCGCGAGACACCCGAGAATGTCGAGCCCGGCTACGATGGCATGGTGATCGAGCTTCCTGTTTGAAGCTTATGTTTTTCAAGGAGCATTTCCATGGCCAAGAGCATCGATCGTGTGCGTGACGCCGCGTTGGCTGCCGGTCTGGCGATCGAGATCCGGCGCGTGGGCGAATCGACGCGGACCGCCGAGGATGCGGCCGCCCAATGCGGCGTCGGTGTCGGACAGATCGTCAAGTCGCTGATCTTCCAGGGTGAACGGACGGGCGAACTTTTCCTCTTCCTGGTACCAGGCGACCGACGGCTCGATGCCGAAAAGTCGGCAGCGCTCGCCGGCGAAACGCTGCTGCGGGCCGATCCACGGCTGGTACGCGAAAGAACCGGGTTTGCCATTGGCGGCGTCTCACCGATCGGCCATACAATTCCGATATCGGCATTTGCCGACCGTGCGTTCGAAGATCACGACCTCGTCTGGGCGGCGGCGGGCGCGCACGACGCGGTCTTTTCCTGCGAGCCTAGTGCCTTACTGAAGGCGGCGAATGCACGGATCGCGGATATTTCGGCCTGAACAGCAAGCCGCCGCAAGTTCCATAATCTATCTTATGCGACTTCCATTGACGCGGCGAAACCCTATTCTTCCGGCTCTGTCGTGAACATGAGCGGATAGCCGGCCGCCTTGCCAGCCTCGGTGCCCTCGCTGGCTTTGGTCTCGGCGACATCCTTGGTGTAGACGGCAACGACGCAGACACCGCGACGGTGCGCGGTCATCATGATCCTGTAGCTCTGGTCCTCGTTGACGCGGAACACCGCCTTCAACACCGCAACCACGAACTCGCGCGGCGTGAAATCGTCATTGAC contains:
- the metG gene encoding methionine--tRNA ligase yields the protein MSREKFYLTTPIFYPNGKPHIGHAYTVIATDALARFHRLDGREVFFLTGTDEHGMKMQQTADKEGISAQALADRNSAIFRTMVEALGTSNDDFIRTTEERHRRACQAIWQKMAANGDIYLDRYTGWYSVRQEAYFDESETTVGEDGVRREPLGSEVEWNEEETYFFRLSAYQDRLLAHYEANPDFIGPAERRNEVISFVKSGLKDLSVSRSTFSWGVPVPGDEKHVMYVWVDALTNYITAAGYPDESASNWQYWPADIHLIGKDIVRFHAVYWPAFLMSAGIPLPKRVYAHGFLFNRGEKMSKSVGNVVDPFALIDHYGLDQVRYFFLREVPFGQDGSYSHDAIVNRSNADLANDLGNLAQRSLSMIAKNCDGKVPSKGELSEADRAILDQCAAALDTARRAIGTQAIHAALAAIFSVVADANRYFATQEPWALKKTDPERMETVLYVTAETVRRVALLCQPFIPGSAGKLLDLLAVPADKRTFADLGDKAALVAGVALPPPTPVFPRYVEKERIES
- a CDS encoding TatD family hydrolase, with protein sequence MLIDSHCHLDFPDFAPERDDVVARAVAAGVGLMVTISTRVKRFDQIRAIAETYDSVFCSVGTHPHNAGEETGITVDELVRLSAHPKVVAIGEAGLDYFYDKAPRDAQAEGFRRHIAAARLSGLPLVIHARDADDDIAAILEEETGKGAFPFILHCFSSGRGLAETGIRLGGYVSFSGILTFKKSDELRAIARDLPHERLLVETDAPYLAPPPHRGKRNEPAFVVHTAKVLADTLGVTEKEVARQTTENFFRLFTKVPHASSSG
- a CDS encoding MBL fold metallo-hydrolase, which translates into the protein MNDGDGARLRLTILGCGSSPGAPRITGDWGNCDPANPRNRRLRTAALVERIASSGATTRVAIDTGPDFREQMVRANVRSLDAVIYTHAHADHIHGIDDIRGYVIEQRRLMDIYADRPTLARLREGFGYCFETPPGSSYPPIVRPHEIAHDESMTIDGEGGPLTFEPLPQIHGEIVSLGFRIGNIAYCPDVNDFPPDTSDRLFDLDLLVIDALQYRPHPSHFSLDEALAWIARLAPRKAVLTHMHVPLDYETVMRETPENVEPGYDGMVIELPV
- a CDS encoding YbaK/EbsC family protein; this encodes MAKSIDRVRDAALAAGLAIEIRRVGESTRTAEDAAAQCGVGVGQIVKSLIFQGERTGELFLFLVPGDRRLDAEKSAALAGETLLRADPRLVRERTGFAIGGVSPIGHTIPISAFADRAFEDHDLVWAAAGAHDAVFSCEPSALLKAANARIADISA
- the clpS gene encoding ATP-dependent Clp protease adapter ClpS, with protein sequence MSDSDTRLRTKARRKTQRPKLHKVILVNDDFTPREFVVAVLKAVFRVNEDQSYRIMMTAHRRGVCVVAVYTKDVAETKASEGTEAGKAAGYPLMFTTEPEE